A section of the Apodemus sylvaticus chromosome 10, mApoSyl1.1, whole genome shotgun sequence genome encodes:
- the Pctp gene encoding phosphatidylcholine transfer protein isoform X1 codes for MAGAASSFLDEQFREACAELQKPALTGADWQLLVEASGITIYRLLDQSSGLYEYKVFGILEGCSPALLADVYMDLDYRKKWDQYVKELYEKECNGQMVAYWEVKYPFPLSNRDYVYTRQRRDLDVDGRKIYVVLAQSISVPQFPEKSGVIRVKQYKQSLAIESDGKKGSRVFMYYFDNPGGQIPSWLINWAAKNGVPNFLKDMVKACQNYHKKT; via the exons ATGGCCGGGGCCGCAAGCTCGTTCTTGGACGAGCAGTTCCGGGAGGCTTGCGCGGAGCTCCAGAAGCCGGCGCTGACCGGGGCCGATTGGCAGCTCCTGGTGGAGGCCTCAGGCATAACCATTTACCGGCTGCTGGACCAG TCAAGTGGACTTTATGAGTACAAAGTGTTTGGCATCCTGGAAGGTTGCTCACCAGCTCTCCTTGCAGACGTTTACATGGACTTAGACTACAGGAAAAAATGGGACCAGTATGTGAAAG AGCTCTATGAGAAGGAGTGCAATGGACAGATGGTGGCATATTGGGAGGTGAAGTACCCTTTCCCACTGTCCAACAGAGAT TATGTCTACACCCGCCAGCGGCGAGACCTGGATGTGGACGGGAGGAAGATCTACGTGGTCCTGGCCCAGAGTATCTCTGTACCTCAGTTTCCCGAGAAGTCTGGGGTGATCCGAGTGAAGCAGTACAAGCAAAGCCTGGCGATTGAGAGCGATGGCAAGAAGGGGAGCAGAG TTTTCATGTACTACTTTGATAACCCGGGTGGCCAAATTCCGTCCTGGCTCATTAACTGGGCAGCCAAG